The Drosophila innubila isolate TH190305 chromosome 2R unlocalized genomic scaffold, UK_Dinn_1.0 1_C_2R, whole genome shotgun sequence DNA window GAAAACTACCACATGTAAACCTTCCACAACCACCTCATGTGCCCCTCCAACAACCACCTCTTGTGGACCACCTACAACTACCCCTTGTGCCCCTCCAAAAACCACCCCATGTGAGCCTTCCACAACCACCTCATGTGCCCCTCCTACAACCACCCCATGTGGACCTCTCACCACCACCCCATGTGCCCCTCCAACAACTACACCATGTGGACCACCCACAACTACTCCATGTGTCCCTCCAACAACCACCCCATGTGGACCTCTCACCACCACCCCATGTGCCCCTCCAACAACCACCCCATGTGGACCACCTAGAACCACCCCATGTgctccaacaacaaccaccccATGTGGATGTGGACCACCTAGAACCACCCCATGTGCACCTGCCACCACCACCCCTTGTCACCCAGCAATTACAACACCTTGTGACTtaccaagaacaacaacttgtgagccaacaacaatagcgCCTGCAAAACCGAGTCTCCTCGACAAACTGATCCATAAACCTCTGCTGAACTTGCTGAGCTTGTCCAATAAGGACTGTCTACTCCGGACTGATGGAACTTTCCTGCAGGACTCTAGGCACTGTCGCCGATACTACGAATGTCAAGGTGGCGTCCGCAAGCTGCACAGTTGTAGATCAGGCAGTTGGTTCGATATTGAGGCCGGAGAATGTCGTAATCGTAGCCTGGTGCTCAACTGTGCCGCCCAACGAAATTAATCCGTGAGCTTTCTTACAAATAAGAAGGAACGTGGAGAAGTTGCAAGCATGGGGAGCATTTAGCCGGCAATTTTAATTACCTATCAATAGAAAAACCAGCCTACTACATCTTTTGAAAGTTCGTAGGAAATCTGTGTTTATATCTGTaggatacattttttttgaaagtccATTAGAATTACCTGCTGAATGACCCCATTGATACTTGCAATAtgaaatgcatatatatgtaaatagctcaataaatcaattaaaaacgctgtttataaaaaatttgattgtttaatttttccgAAAAATTCTGATCTAGTTTTAATAAGTTGTTATAATTTGCTGGTTTCGTTTATAAAGGTTGTATTTAAATAGacaattgtttatataataccaaggctgcaaaccggttctgaaacGAACcacgtagaaccggttcggttcgggtttttaagcagcctgaaccggatcatgaaccgaacccttgaaattatttactttgcgaactcgaacctaaaccgaaccgctttctaaaacaaaaggttcgggtcaaaaaaaaaattattacataaattttatggatatatttaaatcttcaaataaatttaaattataatcataaattgatttctttaaaaaaaaatttaattggctCAAAATGtggagaaaaatgtataacaatacaaataatttttttgtattaaattgaatcaaggtacgaacccaaaccttgggttcagggggtatataaaccaattcgcgaaccgaaccgatgtcgcgaaccgaacctttatcaaaattttggaggtttgccgCCTTGTGTAATACAACTTTTACTGTTTACATTGTATTATCTTCTTATCAAGATAACCTTAACAGCTGTTTACAGCAGCGTACTATTTATATTTGGACTTGTGCCATTGACAGCTGATTAGACAATGCTCTCATTTCTTTGTGCATGGCTGTAAATACTCAAAGTGGTTTATTTTACAGCAAGTGGCAGCTGATTAAAAGGTCAAAGATTGATTGTAGCACATTAACCTATGTATACTTTTGCACTGATTCCAAATGGGTccagacaataacaaaataatcacatatattaaatgtatttatatttatgtatattattattatggaaTAATAAAGCGTATTGAGATTTTTCGGTGGTTATGTTATCAGTCACATCCGCTCCAGTGGGGGGCTTAAAAGTATAGTAATTCCTTGACAATGAATAATCACTGTGCACTCAGTTATCGGTGCATGATTAGGTATGGTCTGATTTGGCGTGGTTTTTTCATATCAGCTCTAATGTTGCCTCAAAATGCTTTATcgcagaaattgaaattgatgttgataattaaaaaaaaaagaacagataAATAACTATAGTGAGACCCTCGACTGTTATTGTTTGATGCACATTTAAGCATTATTTTAAggaaattttcttaatattgaaaGGGTAAAAACAGGTTTCAAAAAGTCGCTCTTTGAACTATGCACtaattgattatatttattgaggTGTTGCTTGATAGATCACAATCTATACAGTTAAAATAGTATTCGAACTAATTAATGGTATTAAATAGCAATTGAGAGACAAATGTCAACaacacattttaattgctgCGTCAATTGCCAAGGTGTATGCTAGAAATTAGAGCACATTtctatatgcacatatatttcTAAAGAATATATTGAAtgtattttacataaaaagtCAAACGATGGCCAAGGCCATTGCAACTGTACATCGATCAGAATGTGTGATTCTGATCTGTGATCACGTTCAAGAGCAATGCACGAGTGtaaagatacatatatttatatatatataccttacCTGTAAATGTATCTTGTAAATGTATCTTACTGTATATGGCAGTTGTAGATGCAGTTGTGGCTGAGAATTGTAACCAGTTGAGTGGAAATCAATTGCACAACAAAACTAGTTAAAGTACTACAATTTAAGTGCAAGCCAAGTGTATATTcagatttgatttatttttctatttatttatttatttaacaccAACTATAGGCAGtcgacaaaattaaaataaattgccacTTTTCATAGTGCAGTAAATTGTTTCTATACATTTGCTTCTTAATATCTCTTAGTTAACTGATACCATTAACTTTAAGAagccaatttaattatattataaacaatcttaaatttaaaactgaaaaggtaatataaaaataaaaaagtgtgGGAGTATTAAAGTATTCAAATTCGATGAAAATTATATccatcatatttttaattaggttTGGGTTATTAACCAAACACTgatatatgttaattaattaaataatttatttgtcaaattgattttaaaaaagccATGATCAAGCGAGATTCGAACCCGGAGCTTCTGCTCATGAATCTAACACACTAAACAGAAAATACATGGGAACTTTGACCTTTAATTTAACGCACTTGGAGGGCGCACTTTTGGCTTATTGAAGTAACATGATTTTACTTGTTCCTAACATGATTTGTTTTCGTATTATTTCTTTATAGGTCAATTTCTTAATATGCCAAGTATCGGCGCTCTTCCTGGCCTCGCTCTTCCGTTCATTTCTTCATCCTTCGAAGGTGTCCTGCGAGGTGCGTCACGCCTTTGGACTGTCATTGGGATTGACCTTTGGCTATTTTTGCTTTGGTCAACAGGCTATTCATATCGCTGGATTGCCCTTAATATGTTACATTGTCATACGCACACAGGATCCACGGATTGTCCAGAGGTGCGACCAGAAACGTACTCCAAATTGAGATTGAAACTGATTTGTATCTGTTTTGCAATTGCAGGAGCGTCATGCTGGTGGCCATGGGTTACTTGCTGTGCGTGCATCTGATGCGACAGTTCTATGACTACGGATCCTATGCACTGGACATAACCGGACCACTGATGATCATCACACAGAAGGTGACCAGTTTGGCGTTCAGCATACACGATGGTTTCGTGCGCCAGGATGAGGTGAGTTAACTTTAATTGATGTCAATTAATTGCTAATAACTTTCAATTATTCGTATTGACAGGACTTGACAAAGGCGCAACAATATCATGCAATTCGAAAAATGCCCTCAGCTCTGGAATATTTCTCGTATGTGTGGCATTTCCAAAGCATTATGGCCGGCCCGTTGGTCTTCTACAAGGATTACATTGAATTTGTCGAGGGCTACAATCTATTGAAGCGTCCGGCatcaaatgtgagtggtccaCAGAGATGTGCTGACcgtgtgtggcatgtggggCATGTGATTATGTGGTCAACTGCATAATAGAACTGCAATGAATCCATTATCtatgcaactgttgcaacaacacaaacaaatccAACTAGAATACATACCAAAGACATGGAGAGAGAGTGAGGACAAAGTGAATTGACCTTTCAATCCACTGTCTGCCATTTGCCAGcagttgtctgttgtctgccATCCTCTTTGTCCTTTGTTCATCGTTCATCGTCTCTGActcatcaatttcaatttgtgcaaTTCTCTCATTTCCACACATTACATTACGAATGATTTTCGTTGATTTCAGGCCAATCTGGACAATGGGAAATCGGAATTGGTATTGGAACCATCGCCAACGAAAACAGTGATACGTAAAGTTTTGGGCAGCATGGTGTGTGCATTCATATTCatgaagtttgtgaaaatcTATCCAGTGAAGAATATGAAAGACGATGACTTTATCAATGGCACAAGCATACCCTATAAGTTCTGGTATGCCATGATGGCAACCACCTGCATACGCTTTAAGTATTATCATGCATGGCTTTTGGCCGATGCTATATGCAATAATTCTGGCTTGGGTTTCACCGGCTACGATAAGGATGGCAATGCCAAATGGGAtctaatatcaaatattaatgTGCTCTCATTCGAGGTGAGTGCGagatactttttatatatgtacattttaaacaacttataatacaattatatttctgtttttgcAGTTTGCCTCAAATATGCGCGATGCAATTAACAATTGGAACTGCGGCACAAATCGCTGGCTCCGCACACTCGTCTATGAGCGTGTGCCCAAAAAGTATGGCACACTGTTGACCTTCGCACTGAGTGCCGTGTGGCATGGTTTCTATCCGGGTTACTATTTGACCTTTGCCACGGGCGCCGTTATGGTTACAGCAGCACGTTTCGCACGTCGCATGTTCCGTCATCGCTTCCAGAGCACACAAGTTACGCGCATGTTCTACGACATTCTTACCTGCATCACCACACGCATTGTGATGGGCTACGCCACATTCCCATTTGTTCTGCTTGAATTTATGGTAAGTCTTCATTTCcatcaaggctgcaaaactTCAATAATTTGAAGAAGGTTCgataggaaattaaatttaattatatacagGGAATTACACCGGAATAGCaccgaaactgaaaccgtaaacgaaattaattctctgtcaagaaccgaataccgaaacgtttgtaccagTAAGgctgtggtaaagttgctaggtcaaagagttgtccaacttccaacagTTATAACTTGaccaaaactgaatagattttcaagcggaatgacattttaatcatgatttagCCTCCTTATTAATTcttcattcaaatatttatcatctagaatatttgatattttttcgattctaagccatccatcatccaattttccataccaaccccttgacattttttcaaaaactttgaactctcataacttcatcaaaaattaaccgattttcaagcggaatgtcattttgatcatgatttggcctctaaattaactctgcatttaaatttttagcatttaaaaaatttgatattttttcgattctaagccatttatcatccaattttctatacctaccccttgacattttttcaaatactttgatctctcataacttcatcaaaaattaaccgattttcaagcggaatgtcattttgatcatgatttggcctctaaattaactctgcatttaaatttttagcatctaaaaaatttgatattttttcgattctaagccatttatcatccaattttccatacctaccccttgacattttttcaaaaactttgaactctcataacttcatcaaaaattaaccgattttcaagcggaatgtcattttgatcatgatttggcctcttaattaactctgcatttaaatttttagcatttaaaaaatttgatattttttcgattctaagccatttatcatccaattttccatacctaccccttgacattttttcaaaaactttgaactctcataacttcatcaaaaattaaccgattttcaagcggaatgtcattttgatcatgatttggtctctttattcgttctgcattcaatatttttgaatttgttaaaaaagtttttttttttgctctaggTCTAGCTAGTTATTTCGAATCCGAAACCGTAgcttatatttgtttcggtttgattccctgattatgaattacaatattattttataaattctcaAATAATGACGCATGcaaattatgatttattttcaatttccaacGAATTTTTTGTACAAGAACTTCAATTCAAGACAGTTTTGCAGCTTTGTTTTCTATAAAGAAAGTAAAACGAAATCTAATCATTTGCTTCTTTTATATTACAGGGCAGCATCAAATTGTACCTGAGATTTTATTTGTGccttcatttaatttcactaGTGACCATATTTATATTACCAAAATTCATACGGGGTGAGCCGCGTTCACAACGTTCCAGCCGGAATTCCGCCGGAACGGATGTGAAGGCTAACAATTGCGATGGCAAGATTAcggctaatgctaatgctgatCAGCCGCTGGCGTTGGCCAACACCAATGATCTCAATGctgaagaggaggaggagggtgAGGATAGTAAGCTCGCTAAACGTAATGACACaatgccacagcaacaacaacaaccacaacaaacgCTACAATACAATCTGCAACAGAGTCAGTCACAGCATAATGATAAACTCCAACCACGCCCACAGCAACCGCAAAGTCCAAAATTggcacgacaacaacaagcaataaTAACTTGCGCTCGAGACGCGATCACAGTGCCACACGATCAATGCGAAATGGATCAATTGTCGAGCAAGCTGAAGGAGAAAATTGAAGCggaaaccaaaaatattgaGGAATTTATTGATAAGACTGTTACCGAAACTGTTAGCGGCATCGTTGAGTTCAAAAACGATCTGATGCGCGACATTGAGTTTCCCAAACTGAAGCTAGCCGCCGGCACAGTGAGCAGTGGTGCCGCCAATTTGGTGGATGCCGCTGCTGCCGGTCTACGCAAACGCAACATATCCTCCACTGTCCACGatagtaacagcaacaacactggCACTGCCACCACTGACCATGCCCCGGAGGAGAACAGTGGTGCATTCTTAAAGAAGGAAATCGATGTGATCAATGCCGTCGTCCAGCAGGCGAATGTATTGCCTGCTGTGCTTAGCAATGGACATGCCAAATAGTAGCTGGGCAATGTATTCAAACGGCAGCTGCAATAAACTGgacaatttgaattgaaacgGCTGGGACAAATGGAAGGGTTCAACAGAGGGAGTAGGTGctgctgcacacacacatacaaacacacacacacacacacacacaaaataaacgCACACAAAAACCACGCCAATATaattgcaaaatcaaaaagctaatttaaacttaaatgcatgttttgatttccaaattttatttataaaaaaaaaacagaattacAAAGAGTttataaattgtgttttttacaATGCATGTATAATTGAAGatatgtaataaaaacaatattgtatagttgtcaaaactaaatagccaaaaaaaaaaaatagttaaatacaacggattcaaaaattgattcaTGTTCAAGTGTTTTTTGCTCAGCCTCGTCagcatatattattattattctttttgtgAGCGACTGTAAAAGAATGCTTTTTTATACTGGATGAATATGAATTCTATCTGTGTATATTGAAAAATCTAAATGTGCTGCTTGATGACgtataattgttgttaattgtATGTAATTATCGTATGTATTTCGTTGTTGGTTTGTTACGCGCAAGCAAcgtcatatatatttatgtatctaTTATGTATTTAAGAATTCTTCCACTATGTACAATTTGTTTACATGTTTACCATATAGTCTATGTACAAGTCCAAAAGAAGAGAAAACATAACAGAAAACAACTgcttatttgtataatattatcAAGTTGAAGAATGAACAAATCGAACTAATCCTAAAGGAAAATGGCACCAATTAAATCCTCTGAAGCCTTTGctacaataaaataagaattgaCAGAAATATCACATATAAACTCAACCAAAACTCAACTTTAGACTGAAACCTTTGAAGAGTAATAAaactatacaaatataattgaaaCAAACAGACGAAACACGCGTAGTTCAAGTTAGTTGTTaagaaacatttattttaaatccgTAACGATATTATCATTGTTTTCAAGCAATTGTGCAACATGCCGTGTGCTAagtatatacatgtatgtgtgcctgtgtgacaaaaacaacaacaacaactaaaactaaaCCAAGGCTTTTAACAGCCTGAATCTAATCTATGTACTTCTTCTTCCCTGGCAATGTTTGCTGGACtttttgtatgtttatattcattaaaaaaaaaaacaaatcctCTACTCCTTTTGTAGTTTAAGCACATTGACTTCTGCTATACATGTACTAgtgtatgtattttgtttaaaccattttttgttattttcaaataaatttaatcatcacacacacgtatatacgtacatatatacatatgtatattttttatatttatagtaataaaagaaatcacaaaacaaaaaaaaaataatataataaaaaatgcagaGCACATTTGTTTGGATTGAGAACGTTCCTCGGGGACAAGAGAAATGGAGAAATGCACAAaactaaatgtatttattaattgtccAGTGACTAAATACAAAAGATAAATGCGACACGGTACAAGACAAACCTAACAAACTTGCctacaaagaaaatataataaaaataaaatgcattaaagtttaaatcgtgtattatttcgattttatttagAATGTACATTAAAATGTCAGACTGCCAGTGATCTTGTAAAAGTCTTCCACCTCCTGTGAGGACTTGATCACACACATGTGGACTTCCTTGCATTGGGCAGTGCCGAAATCGTAGTCACCGTAACGTTTAAGGATCTCACGGCCATCAAAGTTACTCTTGTTATCCTTGCGATAGTGATTATTAAGCACGGTCATGTGCAGTTTAATGCTATCCCGTTGATTGTTGTCCGTGGCACAGAGTCCGGTTGTTTGGAAATGTTTTAGGCATTTGTCGGCGAATTGTTGCAGCTCTGGCGACTCCACAGCCGCATAAAGCACTCGAACCGAGCTTGGATCATCGTTCATGATCTCGAGTCCCTTGATTTTCAGCTCAAAAGGTGTGCTCAAGCCGGACAACCATTGGCGACACGTCTGCAGCTCATTAACAGCATTCTTACGCTCAGCATCATCCAAGAGCACATAGACGCCCAATGTAATATGAATGCATCGTTCCGATATAAATAACTCTGGATCTATGCCTGGTAGCTGGGCATCCAAAATACTTTGCTTAAGCTCCACAAAACGCTTCAGCACTTGGCCAGAGTTAAGAGGAACTGCCAGAAAGTGAGTGGGTCTCATACGCTTGCGTAGCGAATCAATTAACAAACGTATTTTTCTCAGTGCAGCACAAACATTGCTGcgttcatttgatttgataagcaaatcatttgaaatgtcattttgtcgTGGCACGTGGATATCAGTTTTGGTCTCAGTTTCAATGCGACGTTTTGTAGATCCCTTTAAGCCAATCAGACCACCATAAAAAGATCTGtaattgtacataaaaatatctagtttataaaagaaaatagataagcataaacaaatatttacttgGGCACATGTAGCGCCAATTTGAAGCTGCCGTCGGGCAGTTGCTCAATGTTGCACTCGGCACTGTCCTCCCCGTAATCATCATCAGCGTAAAGATCAGGTTCTTCATAACCCTTGGatgtattttggtttttagaaTTCCATTTACTGCCACCGAAATCGTCGTGCACTGCGTTGACGCGATAGTTGCGATTGTGACTCAAGCGTTGAGTTGCAGGTGCAAGAACGTTGCGACTCATTTTATTGcaaagaatatataatatgaGCAACTTAATGAAGCTTTTAACAGGGAATACCCAATTTAACAGGGAAATCCGTTGTCAATTGTATTAGCGATGTAGCTTTGTCGATTACTGTTGCCGACttggctattttatagctagtccTGGCTCTTTTCAAAGTTCGTTTGcttgaaaattgttattagCTGGATATCTAgcttctttaaattaatttttagctatGTTTTGCTCTTAATATTTTCTGTAAAACTGCGTAAGAGTGcccacaaaatcaaattaaaatgttttccagccagaaacagcagtttttttcctctaaaaagttggcagcgctgctgcaaattatatttacgaTAGCTTTGTCGATACACAGCCGCTAAAATGCCCACAATCATCAATATCGATATAGTATCGATATAGCCATATCGAATGCCATCCCTAATTGCTATTTACACGTGCAATTTTGgcgtttgtttttaatgtttttcaaCTACTTGTGGAGTTATTTATCAACATAAACTCAGCACAATGTCTGCAATTATCGCTGGCAGTAGAAATACAAAACCCACGGAACCCCACAAATCATGGAAGAAGATAAACGAGGAGCGTAAGTCACTTAAACGGCAACGGAAGCAGGACAAGGCGCTAAAGGATTTGCAGAGGGCGCAGGATGATGAAGCGGCGGCAAAGGATGCCTCTGAAGCAGCAAAAAATGTGAAGCCCAATCCATCAACTGTGAGCATAGCCGTGCCAGGATCTATACTGGAGAACGCGCAATCCGCCGAACTGCGTGCGTATGTTGCCGGACAAATTGCCCGGGCTGCTTGCATATTCCGGGTGAATGAGGTTATTGTATTCGAcgatgtgggcgtggcaacagCTCGCGAGACAAAGCGTAGCTACGAACAGGATGCCGAAGGCAATGGATCGGCTACAGTGAGGAGTAGTTCCCTGCAATTGGCGCGCATTCTGCAATATCTGGAGTGTCCACAATATCTGCGCAAATACTTCTTTCCCCTGCACAAGGATCTGAAGTACTCGGGATTGCTGAATCCACTGGACACGCCACATCATCTGCGACAGCAGAGCAAGTTTCGGTATCGCGAGGGCGTCGTGTGCGACAAACAGGCCAAGGAGGGACACAGCTATGCAAATGTGGGCTTGTTGAATGATGTGCTCATCGACAAGGCCCTGGAGCCAGGTGTGCGGGTGACAGTCAAAATGGAGCCACCAAGTGGTGAGTATTGCAGCTGCCATAACAAGAAGATCAACCAACTAATTTAAGGTTTCACTTTTGTATGCAGAGACGAGCAGGAAACAGCGCGGCACATTGGTCAGTCCGGACGAGCCACGTCGGGAGACCGGAGTCTACTGGGGATATCAGGTGCGCATTGCGCACTCGCTCTCCGAAATATTCACAAAATCACCCTACGAAGGTGGCTACGATGTGACAGTGGGTACATCGGATCGCGGCACCAACGTACACGATGTGCCCAGCAAATCGTATCAATACAATCATATGATTATTGTCTTTGGCGGACTGCAAGGTCTCGAAGAGGCATTGGAAAACGACGATAAGTTGACGGTAGACGAACCCGAAATGCTCTTCGATCACTATGTAAATGTGTTGCCCAAACAGGGATCACGCACCATACGCAC harbors:
- the LOC117782867 gene encoding mucin-2-like isoform X5, producing the protein MKSLHSQLVAFVAVAIVVQSTNAEHRQQRPSCESLVEGTHLPDPSRCAGYYICTSGKAVHHSCRSGQFYDEVHQSCQLINLVNCVDFHGLGRRVSARLKPAADPPKEPFSTTAAPCAETTKPPCDKPKTTTPCNIKTPPPTTTCEPSKPEPQTTTPCEPEKPPTTTPCAPASTTTTTCAPPPPPTTTTTCAPPPTTTTPCEPSTTTSCAPPTTTPCGPPSTTPRAPPKTTPCAPLKTTTCKPSTTTSCAPPTTTSCGPPTTTPCAPPKTTPCEPSTTTSCAPPTTTPCGPLTTTPCAPPTTTPCGPPTTTPCVPPTTTPCGPLTTTPCAPPTTTPCGPPRTTPCAPTTTTPCGCGPPRTTPCAPATTTPCHPAITTPCDLPRTTTCEPTTIAPAKPSLLDKLIHKPLLNLLSLSNKDCLLRTDGTFLQDSRHCRRYYECQGGVRKLHSCRSGSWFDIEAGECRNRSLVLNCAAQRN
- the LOC117782867 gene encoding mucin-2-like isoform X9; translation: MKSLHSQLVAFVAVAIVVQSTNAEHRQQRPSCESLVEGTHLPDPSRCAGYYICTSGKAVHHSCRSGQFYDEVHQSCQLINLVNCVDFHGLGRRVSARLKPAADPPKEPFSTTAAPCAETTKPPCDKPKTTTPCNIKTPPPTTTCEPSKPEPQTTTPCEPEKPPTTTPCAPASTTTTTCAPPPPPTTTTTCAPPPTTTTPCEPSTTTSCAPPTTTSCGPPTTTPCAPPKTTPCEPSTTTSCAPPTTTPCGPLTTTPCAPPTTTPCGPPTTTPCVPPTTTPCGPLTTTPCAPPTTTPCGPPRTTPCAPTTTTPCGCGPPRTTPCAPATTTPCHPAITTPCDLPRTTTCEPTTIAPAKPSLLDKLIHKPLLNLLSLSNKDCLLRTDGTFLQDSRHCRRYYECQGGVRKLHSCRSGSWFDIEAGECRNRSLVLNCAAQRN
- the LOC117782880 gene encoding activating signal cointegrator 1 complex subunit 1, producing MSRNVLAPATQRLSHNRNYRVNAVHDDFGGSKWNSKNQNTSKGYEEPDLYADDDYGEDSAECNIEQLPDGSFKLALHVPKSFYGGLIGLKGSTKRRIETETKTDIHVPRQNDISNDLLIKSNERSNVCAALRKIRLLIDSLRKRMRPTHFLAVPLNSGQVLKRFVELKQSILDAQLPGIDPELFISERCIHITLGVYVLLDDAERKNAVNELQTCRQWLSGLSTPFELKIKGLEIMNDDPSSVRVLYAAVESPELQQFADKCLKHFQTTGLCATDNNQRDSIKLHMTVLNNHYRKDNKSNFDGREILKRYGDYDFGTAQCKEVHMCVIKSSQEVEDFYKITGSLTF
- the LOC117782867 gene encoding mucin-2-like isoform X8, encoding MKSLHSQLVAFVAVAIVVQSTNAEHRQQRPSCESLVEGTHLPDPSRCAGYYICTSGKAVHHSCRSGQFYDEVHQSCQLINLVNCVDFHGLGRRVSARLKPAADPPKEPFSTTAAPCAETTKPPCDKPKTTTPCNIKTPPPTTTCEPSKPEPQTTTPCEPEKPPTTTPCAPASTTTTTCAPPPPPTTTTTCAPPPTTTTPCEPSTTTSCAPPTTTSCGPPTTTPCAPPKTTPCEPSTTTSCAPPTTTPCGPLTTTPCAPPTTTPCGPPTTTPCVPPTTTPCGPLTTTPCAPPTTTPCGPPRTTPCAPTTTTPCGCGPPRTTPCAPATTTPCHPAITTPCDLPRTTTCEPTTIAPAKPSLLDKLIHKPLLNLLSLSNKDCLLRTDGTFLQDSRHCRRYYECQGGVRKLHSCRSGSWFDIEAGECRNRSLVLNCAAQRN
- the LOC117782869 gene encoding putative methyltransferase C9orf114 is translated as MSAIIAGSRNTKPTEPHKSWKKINEERKSLKRQRKQDKALKDLQRAQDDEAAAKDASEAAKNVKPNPSTVSIAVPGSILENAQSAELRAYVAGQIARAACIFRVNEVIVFDDVGVATARETKRSYEQDAEGNGSATVRSSSLQLARILQYLECPQYLRKYFFPLHKDLKYSGLLNPLDTPHHLRQQSKFRYREGVVCDKQAKEGHSYANVGLLNDVLIDKALEPGVRVTVKMEPPSETSRKQRGTLVSPDEPRRETGVYWGYQVRIAHSLSEIFTKSPYEGGYDVTVGTSDRGTNVHDVPSKSYQYNHMIIVFGGLQGLEEALENDDKLTVDEPEMLFDHYVNVLPKQGSRTIRTEEALLIALAALQEKLQPQHADVESDLSDLLPRSEDTGITMTRDVLVSKKKKRKFEEKPENQAESEPASTPTPTPATIPIATPKPAPLHANPFNDRASQAAATEADFEVVPATKAVASPAAKASNGNDVDLSRFD
- the LOC117782860 gene encoding lysophospholipid acyltransferase 1 isoform X1; this translates as MLESPTFIENSDCYDGSRIFTWLADMVGLSVDLVNFLICQVSALFLASLFRSFLHPSKVSCEVRHAFGLSLGLTFGYFCFGQQAIHIAGLPLICYIVIRTQDPRIVQRSVMLVAMGYLLCVHLMRQFYDYGSYALDITGPLMIITQKVTSLAFSIHDGFVRQDEDLTKAQQYHAIRKMPSALEYFSYVWHFQSIMAGPLVFYKDYIEFVEGYNLLKRPASNANLDNGKSELVLEPSPTKTVIRKVLGSMVCAFIFMKFVKIYPVKNMKDDDFINGTSIPYKFWYAMMATTCIRFKYYHAWLLADAICNNSGLGFTGYDKDGNAKWDLISNINVLSFEFASNMRDAINNWNCGTNRWLRTLVYERVPKKYGTLLTFALSAVWHGFYPGYYLTFATGAVMVTAARFARRMFRHRFQSTQVTRMFYDILTCITTRIVMGYATFPFVLLEFMGSIKLYLRFYLCLHLISLVTIFILPKFIRGEPRSQRSSRNSAGTDVKANNCDGKITANANADQPLALANTNDLNAEEEEEGEDSKLAKRNDTMPQQQQQPQQTLQYNLQQSQSQHNDKLQPRPQQPQSPKLARQQQAIITCARDAITVPHDQCEMDQLSSKLKEKIEAETKNIEEFIDKTVTETVSGIVEFKNDLMRDIEFPKLKLAAGTVSSGAANLVDAAAAGLRKRNISSTVHDSNSNNTGTATTDHAPEENSGAFLKKEIDVINAVVQQANVLPAVLSNGHAK
- the LOC117782860 gene encoding lysophospholipid acyltransferase 1 isoform X2, which codes for MLESPTFIENSDCYDGSRIFTWLADMVGLSVDLVNFLICQVSALFLASLFRSFLHPSKVSCEVRHAFGLSLGLTFGYFCFGQQAIHIAGLPLICYIVIRTQDPRIVQRSVMLVAMGYLLCVHLMRQFYDYGSYALDITGPLMIITQKVTSLAFSIHDGFVRQDEDLTKAQQYHAIRKMPSALEYFSYVWHFQSIMAGPLVFYKDYIEFVEGYNLLKRPASNANLDNGKSELVLEPSPTKTVIRKVLGSMVCAFIFMKFVKIYPVKNMKDDDFINGTSIPYKFWYAMMATTCIRFKYYHAWLLADAICNNSGLGFTGYDKDGNAKWDLISNINVLSFEFASNMRDAINNWNCGTNRWLRTLVYERVPKKYGTLLTFALSAVWHGFYPGYYLTFATGAVMVTAARFARRMFRHRFQSTQVTRMFYDILTCITTRIVMGYATFPFVLLEFMGSIKLYLRFYLCLHLISLVTIFILPKFIRGEPRSQRSSRNSAGTDVKANNCDGKITANANADQPLALANTNDLNAEEEEEGEDSKLAKRNDTMPQQQQQPQQQQQAIITCARDAITVPHDQCEMDQLSSKLKEKIEAETKNIEEFIDKTVTETVSGIVEFKNDLMRDIEFPKLKLAAGTVSSGAANLVDAAAAGLRKRNISSTVHDSNSNNTGTATTDHAPEENSGAFLKKEIDVINAVVQQANVLPAVLSNGHAK